A single genomic interval of Pseudomonas sp. FeN3W harbors:
- a CDS encoding SPOR domain-containing protein: MTSLSADDAFLNHYGFSHDPFAARVPGFKFFPAQRKPVLGQLHHLARYSQLLLLVTGPEGSGKTLLRQALVASSNKQAVQSVVITPQATMDASALLAQIAQALNSQDADFDGVMAQVVQLALTGQEVYLLVDDAEQLTGAAVETLLRLSTGTPEARPHVFLFGESALSGRLEALSDGEERYHAIALQPYEEDETREYLALRLEGAGSGLECLSEEQIGRIHEQSGGWPGAINQLARDELIAAMQSKRGRRKSGGIGFPLPKKHLVAVVAVLVLIAVGFLFLRGGDSERPSVPEVTSLPLDGSSASGPVAETGEQDPTAIEFDGQERPLSLPLGGDAQPVVREPLAAAAGGESEDESGRPTANAAAPTIPAPAPAPAPAPAPAPAPAPAPAPAPAPAPSERVQPAPAPAPQVAAPAPAPASPQVRPNAAERAPAVATPSGSTNGAWYASQPGSNYLVQILGTRVEKNAQALVQQHGGNYRYFVKVHEGKPLYVVTYGNFANRAAAVAAVKTLPASLQTGKPWIRNLASVQQEIKQSR; encoded by the coding sequence ATGACCAGTTTGTCTGCGGACGACGCGTTTCTGAATCACTATGGCTTCAGCCATGACCCGTTTGCTGCCCGCGTGCCGGGCTTCAAATTCTTTCCCGCGCAGCGCAAGCCGGTGCTTGGGCAGCTTCATCATCTGGCGCGCTACAGCCAGCTGCTGCTGCTAGTGACGGGGCCGGAGGGAAGTGGCAAAACCTTGTTGCGTCAGGCGCTGGTTGCCAGTAGCAACAAGCAGGCGGTTCAGAGCGTGGTCATTACCCCTCAGGCTACGATGGACGCGAGCGCGCTGCTGGCGCAGATCGCCCAAGCCCTGAACAGCCAGGACGCCGATTTTGACGGCGTGATGGCGCAGGTGGTCCAGCTGGCGCTGACGGGCCAGGAAGTCTACCTGCTGGTGGATGACGCCGAGCAGTTGACCGGTGCTGCGGTGGAGACTCTTTTGCGTCTGTCTACGGGCACCCCTGAGGCCCGGCCGCATGTGTTCCTGTTCGGTGAGTCTGCGCTCAGCGGGCGGCTCGAGGCCTTGAGTGATGGCGAGGAGCGCTACCATGCCATCGCGCTGCAACCGTATGAAGAGGATGAAACCAGAGAGTATCTGGCTTTGCGACTCGAGGGGGCTGGTAGCGGCCTCGAGTGTCTGAGCGAAGAGCAGATCGGACGTATCCATGAGCAGTCTGGTGGTTGGCCGGGGGCGATCAATCAGTTGGCTCGAGACGAGCTCATCGCCGCGATGCAAAGCAAGCGCGGGCGGCGGAAATCGGGCGGTATCGGATTTCCGCTACCAAAAAAACATTTGGTCGCTGTAGTCGCAGTGCTTGTACTTATAGCCGTCGGCTTTCTTTTCTTGCGTGGCGGCGATTCCGAGCGCCCGTCGGTCCCTGAAGTGACCTCCCTGCCGCTCGATGGCTCGTCTGCCTCGGGGCCGGTTGCTGAGACCGGGGAGCAGGACCCGACTGCCATCGAGTTCGATGGGCAAGAGCGGCCGTTGTCCCTGCCGCTGGGGGGCGACGCACAGCCGGTGGTGCGTGAGCCGCTGGCAGCTGCGGCTGGTGGCGAGAGCGAGGACGAGAGCGGCAGGCCCACCGCGAATGCCGCCGCCCCTACAATTCCGGCACCAGCACCAGCACCAGCACCAGCACCAGCACCAGCACCAGCACCAGCACCAGCACCAGCACCAGCACCAGCACCAGCACCGAGCGAGCGTGTTCAGCCCGCACCTGCACCCGCTCCGCAAGTTGCTGCACCTGCTCCGGCTCCCGCGTCACCCCAGGTGCGGCCGAATGCCGCAGAGCGTGCGCCTGCTGTAGCAACTCCCTCGGGTTCAACCAATGGCGCTTGGTATGCGAGCCAGCCGGGAAGCAATTATCTGGTTCAAATCCTGGGAACCCGTGTCGAGAAGAATGCTCAGGCCCTCGTCCAGCAGCATGGCGGCAACTACCGATACTTCGTCAAGGTTCACGAAGGCAAGCCGCTCTACGTCGTGACTTATGGCAACTTCGCGAATCGTGCTGCTGCGGTTGCGGCGGTCAAGACGCTGCCCGCTTCGTTGCAGACTGGCAAGCCGTGGATACGAAATTTGGCAAGCGTGCAACAGGAAATCAAACAGTCTCGTTAG
- the aroB gene encoding 3-dehydroquinate synthase, with protein sequence MQTLQVDLGERSYPIHIGERLIDCAELFSDRIRGRQVAVVTNETVAPLYLDRLTQTLSDYAVTPVILPDGEEHKNWQTLQLIFDALLGARHDRNTTVIALGGGVIGDMAGYAAASYQRGVDFIQVPTTLLSQVDSSVGGKTGINHPLGKNMIGAFYQPRAVIIDTATLKTLPSRELSAGLAEVIKYGLICDEPFLGWLEANIDRLRALDSAVLTEAIHRSCAAKAKVVNADERESGVRAILNLGHTFGHAIETHMGYGVWLHGEAVAAGTVMALEMSCQLGWITRMDRDRAIRLLQRAALPVVPPAQMKPQDFLEHMAVDKKVLDGRLRLVLLRQMGEAVVTGDFPRNVLDTTLSANYGAMTEHLGA encoded by the coding sequence ATGCAGACTCTTCAGGTCGATCTCGGTGAGCGTAGCTATCCCATTCATATTGGCGAGCGGTTGATCGATTGCGCCGAGCTGTTTTCCGACAGGATCCGTGGTCGACAGGTGGCCGTTGTCACCAACGAAACCGTTGCGCCGCTATATCTCGATCGACTGACTCAGACCCTTTCCGACTACGCTGTCACTCCGGTGATTCTTCCCGACGGAGAAGAGCACAAGAATTGGCAAACCCTGCAGCTGATCTTCGACGCTCTGCTCGGAGCCAGGCACGACCGCAATACTACTGTCATCGCACTGGGTGGTGGCGTCATTGGTGACATGGCGGGCTATGCCGCGGCCAGCTATCAGCGCGGCGTGGACTTCATCCAGGTTCCCACCACGCTGCTGTCGCAAGTGGATTCTTCGGTTGGCGGCAAGACCGGTATCAATCACCCTCTAGGCAAAAACATGATCGGGGCGTTCTATCAGCCCCGAGCGGTCATCATCGATACCGCGACCCTGAAGACATTACCGTCTCGTGAGCTTTCTGCTGGGCTGGCTGAGGTGATCAAGTATGGACTTATTTGCGATGAGCCCTTCCTTGGGTGGCTTGAGGCAAATATTGATCGACTTCGAGCGCTTGATTCTGCGGTGCTGACGGAAGCGATCCATCGCTCCTGCGCTGCAAAGGCCAAGGTAGTGAACGCTGATGAGCGCGAGTCCGGCGTGCGCGCAATTCTCAATCTAGGTCACACATTTGGCCACGCGATAGAAACTCATATGGGCTATGGCGTCTGGTTGCATGGAGAGGCTGTAGCGGCGGGAACCGTGATGGCGTTGGAGATGTCTTGTCAGCTGGGCTGGATCACGCGGATGGATCGTGATCGGGCCATCAGATTGCTGCAGCGCGCGGCGCTTCCGGTCGTGCCTCCTGCGCAGATGAAGCCGCAGGACTTTCTCGAGCACATGGCCGTCGACAAGAAGGTTCTGGACGGTCGGCTACGCCTGGTTTTGTTACGGCAAATGGGCGAGGCAGTTGTGACCGGGGACTTCCCTCGCAACGTGCTGGATACCACCTTGAGCGCCAATTACGGTGCAATGACGGAACACCTGGGAGCATAA
- the aroK gene encoding shikimate kinase AroK produces MHNFILVGPMGAGKSTIGRLLAKELRLPFKDSDKEIEQRTGASIPLIFDVEGEGGFRERERAVIADLCQLEGVVLATGGGAVLREDNRQALRAGGRVVYLCTSVDQQLERTARDRNRPLLQASDPRSVLSGLMAIRDPLYRSIADIIIETDERPPRMVVTEILDRLASLPPRESRDESALS; encoded by the coding sequence TTGCACAATTTCATTCTCGTAGGCCCGATGGGTGCTGGCAAAAGCACCATCGGGCGTTTGCTTGCCAAAGAGCTTCGTCTCCCATTCAAGGATTCCGATAAGGAGATCGAGCAACGGACCGGCGCCAGCATTCCACTGATCTTTGACGTGGAGGGTGAGGGTGGTTTTCGCGAGCGGGAGCGGGCGGTGATCGCCGATCTCTGTCAGCTCGAGGGAGTGGTGCTGGCCACTGGCGGGGGGGCGGTGTTGCGAGAGGATAATCGGCAGGCCCTTCGTGCGGGCGGGCGAGTCGTCTATCTCTGCACGTCGGTCGACCAGCAACTCGAACGCACCGCTCGCGACCGCAACCGGCCGCTATTGCAGGCTAGCGACCCTCGCAGCGTTCTGTCCGGCCTCATGGCCATTCGCGATCCGCTATATCGGTCGATAGCGGACATCATCATCGAAACCGACGAGCGACCGCCGCGCATGGTGGTGACGGAGATTCTCGACCGGCTCGCGTCTTTGCCGCCTCGTGAAAGCCGAGATGAATCTGCGCTATCCTAG
- the pilQ gene encoding type IV pilus secretin PilQ — protein MNTTLSRLGISLLAAFISPALLAANLNALDVASLPGDRVELKLAFDEPVTTPRGYTLDQPARIALDLPGVSNKLGAKNRELGVGNARSVTVVEAQGRTRLIVNLNTLVPYSTRVDGNNLFVVLGESSGAVRAPAVSAAPIAPVAAPAKAAAVGKAIENIDFRRGEDGAGNVVITLSDPSVGSTIEEQGGKIRVLFDKAQLPEALRVRLDVQDFATPVKFVDSSAQAGGASVAIEPTGRYDYLAYQTDNKLTISIKPLTEDEAEKRKAERFAYSGEKLSLNFQDIDVRSVLQLIADFTDLNLVASDTVAGNITLRLQNVPWDQALDLVLKTKGLDKRQVGNVLLVAPADEIAARERQELESQRQIAELAPLRREVVQVNYAKAADIARLFQSVTGSDAPTADRGSIAVDDRTNNIIAYQTQDRLDELRRIVAQLDIPVRQVMIEARIVEANVGYDKALGVRWGGSYTNDNWGFYGKDGAIGVDEETGRAGLPGTDKVGNFTLKDALAPVPFVDLGVANSTAGIGIGYVSDYGILDLQLSAMEKTGNGEIVSQPKVVTADKETAKILKGSEIPYQEASSSGATSTSFKEAALSLEVTPQITPDNRIIMEVKVTKDAPDFANALNGVPPINKNEVNAKVLVTDGETIVIGGVFSNSQISSIEKVPFLGDVPFVGRLFRRDIVEDTKSELLVFLTPRILNYRAVAVGQ, from the coding sequence ATGAACACTACCCTTTCACGCCTAGGTATCTCTTTGCTGGCGGCGTTTATTTCCCCTGCCCTGCTGGCGGCCAACCTGAACGCCCTCGATGTCGCTTCGCTGCCCGGCGACCGTGTTGAGTTGAAGCTTGCGTTCGACGAACCGGTGACAACCCCGCGTGGTTATACCCTTGATCAGCCAGCGCGAATCGCGCTCGACCTGCCGGGCGTATCCAATAAGCTCGGAGCGAAGAATCGCGAACTGGGAGTCGGTAACGCGCGGAGCGTGACCGTCGTTGAAGCTCAGGGCCGTACCCGACTGATCGTTAATCTGAATACACTGGTGCCCTACTCTACGCGAGTGGATGGTAACAACCTCTTTGTAGTACTGGGCGAAAGTTCGGGGGCCGTCCGTGCCCCGGCTGTTTCAGCTGCGCCCATTGCTCCAGTGGCTGCGCCTGCCAAGGCGGCAGCTGTAGGTAAGGCAATCGAGAATATCGATTTCCGTCGGGGTGAAGATGGTGCCGGGAACGTGGTTATTACCCTCTCTGACCCATCGGTAGGCTCGACCATCGAGGAGCAGGGCGGAAAGATTCGTGTCCTCTTCGACAAGGCACAGCTGCCAGAGGCGCTGCGTGTTCGTCTTGATGTTCAGGATTTCGCTACGCCCGTGAAGTTTGTCGATTCGTCCGCTCAGGCCGGTGGAGCTAGTGTCGCCATCGAGCCGACCGGCCGATACGATTATCTGGCGTACCAGACAGACAACAAGCTGACCATCAGCATCAAGCCTCTGACCGAGGATGAAGCCGAGAAGCGCAAGGCTGAGCGTTTTGCTTATTCGGGTGAGAAACTCTCGCTCAACTTCCAAGATATCGACGTTCGTTCCGTGCTGCAGCTGATCGCTGACTTTACCGATCTGAACTTGGTGGCGAGCGATACCGTAGCTGGCAATATAACCCTGCGTTTGCAAAACGTGCCTTGGGACCAGGCGCTTGATCTGGTGCTGAAAACCAAAGGCCTTGATAAGCGTCAGGTTGGTAACGTGTTGCTGGTCGCGCCTGCCGACGAGATTGCTGCCCGTGAGCGTCAGGAACTTGAGTCGCAGCGGCAGATCGCCGAGCTTGCTCCGCTGCGTCGCGAGGTCGTTCAGGTCAATTATGCAAAGGCTGCCGATATTGCACGGTTGTTTCAATCGGTGACGGGTAGTGATGCCCCCACAGCGGATCGCGGTTCCATCGCAGTTGATGATCGTACCAACAACATTATTGCGTATCAAACGCAAGATCGACTTGATGAGTTACGTCGCATTGTTGCGCAGCTAGATATTCCTGTGAGACAGGTAATGATCGAGGCGCGCATAGTTGAGGCTAACGTTGGATACGACAAGGCGCTTGGAGTGCGTTGGGGAGGCAGCTATACCAATGATAATTGGGGCTTCTACGGTAAAGATGGCGCAATTGGCGTTGACGAGGAAACTGGGCGTGCAGGTTTGCCTGGAACTGACAAGGTCGGTAATTTCACTCTAAAGGATGCGCTGGCGCCTGTTCCATTCGTTGACCTAGGTGTGGCGAATAGTACCGCCGGCATCGGGATCGGTTACGTGTCCGACTATGGCATCTTGGATCTCCAGCTGTCGGCAATGGAAAAGACTGGGAATGGGGAGATCGTTTCGCAGCCCAAGGTCGTAACCGCTGATAAAGAAACCGCCAAGATCCTAAAGGGCTCCGAGATACCCTATCAAGAGGCTAGTTCGAGTGGGGCTACCTCTACGTCCTTCAAAGAAGCAGCTCTCTCGCTAGAGGTGACGCCGCAGATTACCCCTGACAATCGCATCATCATGGAGGTGAAGGTTACAAAGGATGCCCCTGATTTCGCGAATGCACTGAATGGAGTGCCCCCGATTAATAAGAATGAAGTCAATGCGAAGGTTCTTGTTACGGATGGCGAGACGATAGTCATCGGCGGTGTCTTCTCCAATAGTCAGATCAGCAGTATCGAAAAAGTTCCTTTCTTGGGTGATGTTCCGTTCGTTGGCCGCTTGTTCCGGCGAGATATAGTCGAAGATACAAAATCCGAGCTTTTAGTGTTCCTAACGCCTAGAATCCTTAACTACCGAGCGGTCGCCGTAGGGCAATAG
- the pilP gene encoding type 4a pilus biogenesis lipoprotein PilP produces the protein MNRARLTALGLSLVALTGCGSSNDFGDLQQYMNEVRAKPKGTIEPLPAFIPYEAFTYSAAALRHPFQPPVKLDLTQRQKGSKDIQPDESRVKQFLEGFNIENFTMVGTLANGGGRYALIKGGDGVHRVKIGDYLGRNHGRIVEISDAGVDVVEIVPDGEGGWLERPRSLTLKERT, from the coding sequence ATGAATCGCGCGAGACTTACTGCGTTGGGCTTAAGTCTGGTTGCGCTGACTGGCTGCGGCAGCAGCAACGACTTCGGCGATCTGCAGCAATATATGAATGAGGTAAGGGCGAAGCCGAAAGGGACTATTGAGCCGCTACCGGCATTTATTCCCTACGAAGCCTTTACCTATAGCGCTGCCGCCTTGCGGCATCCGTTTCAGCCTCCGGTCAAGCTTGATTTAACCCAACGGCAAAAGGGCTCAAAAGATATCCAGCCCGATGAGTCTCGAGTTAAGCAGTTCCTTGAGGGGTTCAATATCGAGAACTTCACCATGGTAGGTACGTTGGCCAATGGTGGGGGGCGGTACGCCTTGATCAAGGGCGGCGACGGGGTTCATCGCGTCAAGATTGGCGACTATTTAGGGCGCAACCATGGCCGTATCGTCGAGATCAGCGATGCGGGAGTGGATGTAGTGGAAATCGTACCTGATGGAGAGGGTGGGTGGCTCGAGCGCCCGCGCAGTCTGACCTTGAAAGAGCGCACCTAG
- the pilO gene encoding type 4a pilus biogenesis protein PilO, producing the protein MSLAESLDSFRKIDFADLDLNNLGSWPAPVKFIAGVMLLAAVLALGYYFHLQDMQLQLEQQRAQEETLKQQFSTKAFQAANLEAYKAQMAEMETSFGALLRQLPSDTEVPGLLEDITRTGLGSGLEFEEIKLQPEVAQQFYIELPINIKVVGGYHDLATFVSGVASLPRIVTLHDFEIKTEKNEATSKLRMNIVAKTYRYNDKGLQK; encoded by the coding sequence ATGAGCCTGGCTGAATCGTTAGATAGTTTTCGCAAGATAGACTTCGCTGATCTCGATCTTAATAACCTCGGGTCCTGGCCTGCACCGGTCAAGTTCATTGCTGGCGTGATGCTTCTCGCTGCGGTGCTTGCGCTAGGTTATTACTTTCATTTGCAGGATATGCAACTGCAACTGGAGCAGCAGCGCGCCCAGGAAGAAACCTTGAAGCAGCAGTTCTCGACCAAAGCCTTCCAAGCTGCCAATTTGGAGGCTTATAAAGCGCAAATGGCCGAGATGGAAACGTCGTTTGGTGCGTTGTTGCGGCAACTGCCGAGCGATACTGAGGTCCCCGGGCTTCTGGAGGACATCACTCGAACGGGGCTCGGTAGCGGGCTGGAGTTCGAGGAAATTAAGTTGCAGCCGGAGGTGGCTCAGCAGTTCTATATCGAGTTGCCGATAAATATTAAGGTCGTTGGGGGATATCACGATCTGGCAACTTTCGTGAGCGGTGTAGCAAGCCTTCCGCGTATCGTCACGCTGCATGATTTCGAGATCAAGACTGAAAAGAACGAAGCTACATCCAAATTACGGATGAACATCGTCGCTAAGACTTATCGTTATAACGACAAGGGGCTGCAGAAATGA
- the pilN gene encoding type 4a pilus biogenesis protein PilN encodes MAQINLLPWREQLREERKQRFLASLVGVLVVAAGLVFLGDRYFQAAIEEQSARNEFVKKEIAVLDARIKEIKELKERRQQLLERMKIIQDLQGNRPIIGRVFDQLVRTLPDGVYFTSVKMTGKNIAIIGAAESNNRVSNLMRNLDASDWLEAPNLNEVKAVTAGAVDQENVFQLTVQQTQPVAATEGAKP; translated from the coding sequence ATGGCGCAGATCAACTTACTCCCGTGGCGTGAACAGCTGCGTGAAGAGCGGAAGCAGCGTTTCCTCGCGTCCCTTGTCGGTGTGCTCGTAGTGGCGGCTGGTCTAGTGTTTCTTGGTGATCGTTATTTCCAAGCGGCAATTGAGGAGCAGAGCGCGCGTAACGAGTTTGTCAAAAAGGAAATTGCGGTTCTTGATGCTCGTATTAAAGAAATCAAGGAATTGAAAGAGCGTCGTCAGCAACTGCTGGAGCGAATGAAGATCATCCAGGACTTGCAGGGCAATCGTCCCATTATCGGGCGGGTTTTTGATCAGCTTGTAAGGACGCTACCGGATGGGGTGTATTTCACTTCTGTAAAAATGACCGGAAAGAACATTGCGATTATTGGCGCAGCCGAATCGAACAATCGTGTCTCCAACCTCATGCGAAATCTTGATGCCTCTGATTGGCTCGAGGCGCCGAATCTGAACGAGGTGAAAGCCGTCACCGCTGGTGCCGTGGATCAGGAGAATGTGTTCCAGCTGACAGTTCAGCAAACGCAGCCGGTCGCCGCTACGGAAGGAGCAAAGCCATGA
- a CDS encoding pilus assembly protein PilM, translated as MLGLFTKKANTLLGIDISSTSVKLLELSRSGSRYRVEAYAVEPLPANAVVEKNIAELEGVGQALQRVVAKAKTGCKSAVVAVSGSAVITKIIEMDAGLSDEELENQLKIEADQYIPYPLEEVAIDFEVQGPAPRSPGRAEVLLAACRKENVEIREAALALAGLTAKVVDVEAYALERSYGLLAPQLGAGHGELTVAVVDIGATMTTLSVLHNGRTIYTREQLFGGRQLTEEIQRRYGLSQEEAGLAKKQGGLPDDYDSEVLLPFKEAVVQQVSRSLQFFFAAGQFHDVDCILLAGGTASIPGLDHMIQQKIGTQTLVANPFADMALSSKVNAGALASDAPALMIACGLALRSFD; from the coding sequence GTGCTAGGGCTCTTCACTAAGAAAGCGAACACGCTGCTTGGGATCGATATCAGTTCGACCTCAGTCAAGCTCCTCGAATTAAGTCGATCAGGTAGCCGTTACCGCGTCGAGGCGTATGCTGTCGAGCCGCTCCCAGCAAACGCCGTAGTTGAAAAGAACATCGCCGAGCTCGAGGGCGTCGGTCAGGCATTGCAGCGGGTGGTCGCCAAGGCCAAGACTGGATGCAAGTCGGCGGTGGTGGCTGTTTCCGGTTCTGCGGTAATCACCAAGATCATCGAGATGGACGCTGGATTGTCCGACGAAGAGCTCGAGAATCAGCTGAAAATCGAGGCCGACCAGTACATTCCTTATCCGCTGGAAGAAGTGGCGATTGATTTCGAAGTTCAGGGCCCGGCTCCTCGCTCTCCTGGCCGAGCAGAAGTCCTGCTCGCGGCTTGCCGCAAGGAGAACGTCGAAATCCGTGAGGCAGCGCTCGCACTGGCGGGGCTCACTGCCAAGGTGGTTGATGTCGAGGCCTATGCGCTTGAGCGGTCCTACGGTCTGCTAGCACCACAGCTGGGCGCGGGGCATGGTGAGTTGACCGTTGCCGTTGTTGATATCGGGGCTACCATGACTACCCTGAGCGTTTTGCATAACGGCCGTACTATTTATACCCGTGAGCAACTTTTCGGAGGGCGTCAGCTGACGGAGGAAATCCAACGGCGCTACGGCCTATCCCAGGAAGAGGCTGGCCTTGCCAAAAAGCAAGGTGGTCTCCCAGACGACTACGACAGTGAGGTTCTGCTTCCGTTCAAAGAAGCAGTCGTGCAGCAGGTTTCTCGCTCGTTGCAGTTCTTCTTCGCGGCAGGGCAGTTCCATGATGTCGATTGCATCCTATTGGCAGGCGGGACGGCATCGATACCTGGGTTGGATCACATGATCCAGCAGAAGATCGGTACTCAGACTCTAGTTGCGAATCCATTCGCCGATATGGCTTTGAGCAGCAAGGTAAATGCTGGAGCGCTGGCTAGCGATGCGCCGGCCTTGATGATTGCTTGTGGCCTGGCGCTAAGGAGCTTCGACTGA
- a CDS encoding penicillin-binding protein 1A codes for MRFLKFLLWSCFAVFCALLLSISGAFLYLSPNLPSVDSLRSIQLQIPLRVYSADDKLIAEFGEMRRSPIRFEDIPEEFIHALLAAEDDNFANHYGVDITGLMRAATQLLKSGQIQTGGSTITMQVAKNYFLTSERSFSRKINEILLALQIERELSKNEILELYVNKIYLGNRAYGIEAASQVYYGKPISELSVAQLAMIAGLPKAPSAFNPLVNPTRSKERRDWILGRMHRLGSLDETSYRQALAEPETARYHGAAPELDAAYIAEMARAEMVGRFGSAAYTDGFRVQTTVSSERQLAANLALDNGLIEYDQRHGYRGPEARLTELPRDSWPSELAKYRSLSGLQPAVVTQVETSGILVLTRDGNEHAVAWDSMKWARPYLGINSMGPRPQRPADVVKLADVVRIRWQDDETAVFSQVPQAQAALVSLDPQDGSIEALAGGFSFGQSNYNRAIQAKRQPGSSFKPFIYSAALDAGYTAASLVNDSPIVFVEQGMDRIWRPKNDNNTFLGPIRMREALYKSRNLVSIRLLQTMGIDHTIDYISRFGFNSQDLPRNLSLALGTATLTPMEIATGWTTFANGGYKIEPYLIQRIEDREGKLLFEANPARVPSRSTDTQETETEVYAAPDNRDLNDGEELDNEPRFAEQVLDERTAYIMTSMLQDVIKRGTGRRALAMGRGDIAGKTGTTNDSIDSWFSGYNADIVTTVWAGFDQPQSLGRNEYGGTVALPIWMSYMSAVLKDMPEHPPAEPDGLLKLRIDPVSGRAATPSTPDAYFEVFKSEDSPPPMGEFDSGTQAPGSPLPADEAAPLDLF; via the coding sequence ATGCGTTTTTTGAAATTTCTTCTCTGGTCGTGCTTCGCAGTTTTTTGCGCACTCTTGCTGAGCATCAGCGGCGCATTTCTCTACCTCAGCCCCAACCTCCCCTCCGTCGATTCCCTGCGGAGCATACAGCTTCAAATTCCGCTGCGGGTCTATAGCGCAGATGACAAGCTGATCGCCGAGTTCGGGGAAATGCGACGTTCACCGATCCGCTTCGAGGACATCCCCGAGGAATTCATCCACGCACTGCTGGCTGCCGAGGACGACAATTTCGCTAATCATTATGGCGTCGACATCACCGGCCTGATGCGCGCTGCCACGCAATTATTGAAAAGTGGCCAGATTCAGACCGGCGGCAGCACCATCACCATGCAGGTGGCGAAAAATTACTTCCTTACCAGTGAGCGAAGTTTCTCGCGCAAGATCAACGAGATCCTGCTGGCCCTGCAGATAGAGCGCGAGCTCAGCAAGAACGAGATTCTCGAGCTGTATGTCAACAAGATCTACCTCGGCAATCGTGCCTATGGAATCGAGGCGGCTTCTCAGGTGTATTACGGCAAGCCCATTTCGGAGCTTAGCGTCGCTCAGCTGGCGATGATCGCCGGCCTGCCGAAGGCGCCTTCCGCATTCAACCCACTGGTTAATCCGACCCGTAGCAAAGAACGACGGGACTGGATCCTGGGCCGCATGCACAGACTTGGCTCACTAGATGAAACTAGCTATCGGCAAGCACTCGCCGAACCTGAGACCGCTCGGTACCACGGCGCAGCACCCGAGCTGGATGCCGCTTACATAGCCGAGATGGCCCGCGCCGAGATGGTAGGCCGCTTCGGCAGCGCGGCCTACACGGATGGCTTCCGGGTGCAGACTACGGTATCCAGCGAGCGACAGCTTGCCGCCAACCTCGCACTCGACAACGGATTGATTGAATACGACCAGCGACACGGCTACCGCGGGCCGGAAGCGCGCCTCACAGAACTACCGCGCGACAGCTGGCCCAGTGAGCTGGCCAAGTACCGAAGCCTTTCCGGCTTGCAGCCGGCCGTCGTCACGCAGGTAGAGACCAGCGGAATTCTGGTGCTGACGCGCGACGGAAACGAGCACGCAGTTGCCTGGGACAGCATGAAGTGGGCCCGTCCCTACCTCGGCATCAACAGCATGGGACCAAGGCCGCAACGCCCAGCCGATGTGGTCAAGCTAGCCGACGTAGTACGCATTCGCTGGCAGGATGATGAGACTGCCGTATTCAGCCAAGTGCCGCAGGCGCAGGCGGCACTGGTTTCACTCGACCCCCAGGATGGTTCGATCGAAGCGCTGGCAGGCGGCTTCTCGTTTGGCCAGAGCAACTACAACCGGGCCATTCAAGCCAAGCGCCAGCCCGGATCGAGCTTCAAACCATTCATTTACAGCGCAGCGCTGGACGCGGGTTACACCGCCGCAAGCCTGGTCAACGACTCCCCCATCGTGTTCGTCGAGCAGGGCATGGACCGCATCTGGCGCCCGAAGAACGACAACAATACGTTCCTCGGACCGATTCGCATGCGCGAGGCGCTGTACAAATCGAGGAATCTGGTTTCGATTCGTCTACTGCAGACCATGGGCATCGATCACACGATCGATTACATCAGCCGCTTCGGTTTCAATTCGCAGGACTTACCGCGCAACCTGTCTCTGGCATTGGGAACGGCGACGCTGACACCAATGGAGATCGCCACCGGCTGGACGACCTTTGCCAACGGTGGTTACAAGATCGAGCCATACCTGATCCAGCGCATAGAAGACCGTGAAGGCAAGTTGCTCTTCGAGGCCAACCCGGCACGAGTGCCATCGCGCAGTACCGATACCCAGGAAACGGAAACCGAGGTTTACGCAGCGCCTGACAATCGAGACCTGAATGACGGCGAAGAACTCGACAACGAGCCACGCTTTGCCGAGCAGGTACTCGATGAACGTACCGCCTACATCATGACCAGCATGCTGCAGGACGTCATCAAGCGCGGTACAGGACGGCGTGCGCTGGCCATGGGTCGCGGTGACATCGCGGGTAAAACCGGCACCACCAACGACTCCATCGACAGCTGGTTCTCCGGCTATAACGCCGACATCGTCACCACGGTATGGGCGGGCTTCGACCAGCCACAGAGCCTGGGGCGCAACGAGTACGGCGGAACGGTCGCGCTGCCGATCTGGATGAGCTACATGAGCGCAGTGCTCAAGGACATGCCCGAGCATCCGCCAGCGGAACCGGACGGACTGCTCAAGCTACGCATAGATCCGGTCAGCGGTCGCGCTGCCACGCCCAGCACGCCTGATGCCTATTTCGAGGTCTTCAAGAGCGAGGATTCGCCGCCCCCCATGGGTGAATTCGATTCTGGAACCCAGGCGCCTGGAAGCCCTCTTCCGGCCGATGAAGCCGCCCCACTCGATCTGTTCTGA